A window of Phaseolus vulgaris cultivar G19833 chromosome 4, P. vulgaris v2.0, whole genome shotgun sequence genomic DNA:
CTTTTGAGTCTTTGCTAAAAGGAAATTTATTTTGTGTGTTTGGGTTAAAGAGTTGAAGAGGCGTGTCGCAAAGCTTCAAGAGGGTGATGCTGAGGCGATTCCTTCTGTGTTTGAAGCTGTATTGCAGAGGTATTTAGTGGGGAAGCCTATAGAAGCTGACGAGGAGTTGATGAAGGAAATTCTAGGGAAACGTTCATTGTCGGAAGATGATGAGGAGGAGTTTGATTCTGATTGGGAGGACATAGATGACCCTgaaaatgaagatgaagataTTATTGatcttgggtttgaaagaaggaCTGCAATTGATGAAGCAAAGAAGAAGAGATGATATAAGTCTGCAACTGCGCAGCGACAATCAAGATTTCAAAACTACCTTGGATTGTTTGTGATCTGGAGATGCCTTTGGACTGCTGTTGTTAAACTATATGGTGCTCGTTTTAATTCTTTGGATGTAGTGGTTTTTACCTTCTGCTAATCTTTTGTCATGATtagaaattttagaattttgtaTTGAATCTGAACTGAGAAATTAACTTACATCATACATTAATAAACTTACTAGGTACTGTAAATGTTGTTCTCAAATCATATTTAGGTAATGCACGTAATATAATGTAAATTAGTAAAGTAAAACTCCACATTTGATTGGAAAACAGCAATATTGTTTTCAGATTATGCTCAGTCATTTTCAGCCAACAAATGGCATTGCATATTATTCAATTCCATCACCAGATGTTTACAAGGGAAACTACATTGTTCATTAAACATGCGGTGAAGATTCTATTGACAAGATGCCAAACATTCTTTAGAAGAGTTTCAAATCTAAAACTGAAAGCAACTAGAGTTTTCCTTGTATGTCCCTTGCAACTGTCCCAAAACACTTTGTTgatatgaataagaacgatttcaTCACAGGCTACAGAGCGGCATATATAACCTAAATAACAACATATAAGTGCCTAGCACTTATGGAGTGATGGTTGACCAGAAATTATATCACATGCAACTGCAATTGATTGCTGCACTATTGTTTAACAAGGCAATGTGCAGATTTTATCACATAAGCATATATGCTTCTGCTCATAATTCAAGGAATTCATATCTTCATCTCATTACTTAATCTATTTAAGACCAATACTAGTTCTTTCATGGGAAGTTCAGATG
This region includes:
- the LOC137837979 gene encoding uncharacterized protein, which produces MNVIFLRSLSFHARRLRLSPTASIFSFTAPTSFSSRSNAPDKPHSVIEDISNEELKRRVAKLQEGDAEAIPSVFEAVLQRYLVGKPIEADEELMKEILGKRSLSEDDEEEFDSDWEDIDDPENEDEDIIDLGFERRTAIDEAKKKR